From one Erythrobacter sp. HKB08 genomic stretch:
- the ubiE gene encoding bifunctional demethylmenaquinone methyltransferase/2-methoxy-6-polyprenyl-1,4-benzoquinol methylase UbiE gives MNDKVSFGYEDVAPDEKTQRVGAVFSSVAAKYDIMNDAMSAGMHRLWKDRFVRRVKPQPGEAILDMAGGTGDIAFRMAERGARVTVSDINQDMLDVGIERAMDRGLDSLVWSRQNAEELTFSSRSFDAYTIAFGIRNVTHIDKALAEAHRVLKHGGRFYCLEFSTTTWPGFKEVYDLYSHKLMPQMGKIIAQDEDSYRYLAESIRRFPKMHEFEAMIRQAGFTRTKVEPILGGAVAIHSGWKI, from the coding sequence ATGAACGACAAGGTATCCTTCGGCTACGAAGACGTCGCCCCGGACGAGAAGACCCAGCGCGTCGGCGCGGTCTTTTCCAGCGTTGCCGCAAAATACGACATCATGAACGATGCGATGTCGGCCGGCATGCACCGTTTGTGGAAGGACCGCTTCGTGCGCCGGGTCAAACCGCAGCCGGGCGAGGCGATCCTCGACATGGCAGGCGGCACGGGCGACATCGCCTTCCGCATGGCCGAGCGCGGTGCGCGCGTGACCGTATCGGACATCAACCAGGACATGCTCGACGTCGGCATCGAACGCGCAATGGATCGCGGCCTCGATAGCCTCGTCTGGTCGCGCCAGAATGCGGAGGAACTGACATTCTCCTCGCGCAGCTTCGATGCCTACACGATCGCCTTCGGCATCCGGAACGTGACGCATATCGACAAGGCGCTGGCCGAGGCGCACCGCGTCTTGAAGCATGGCGGGCGATTCTACTGCCTCGAGTTTTCGACCACGACCTGGCCGGGCTTCAAGGAAGTGTACGATCTCTATTCGCACAAGCTGATGCCGCAGATGGGCAAGATCATCGCGCAGGACGAGGACAGCTATCGCTATCTCGCCGAATCGATCCGCCGCTTCCCGAAGATGCACGAATTCGAGGCGATGATCCGCCAGGCCGGTTTCACCAGGACCAAGGTCGAGCCGATCCTGGGCGGGGCCGTCGCGATCCATTCGGGATGGAAGATCTGA
- the mutM gene encoding bifunctional DNA-formamidopyrimidine glycosylase/DNA-(apurinic or apyrimidinic site) lyase produces MPELPEVETTVRGLARFLDGETIVRAQVNRPDMRRPFPPDLVQMLTGARVTGLGRRAKFGLIHTDRDQTLVFHLGMSGRWRIDPEEDDKHDHFVVETAGHRFALCDPRRFGWVDLVASDSLSDWPSFAGMGPEPLGTELSAGYLKAVLKDRRQAIKLMLLDQRIVAGLGNIYVCEALWRAGIHPRKAAGKVSKPALERLVPAIREVLTQSIEDGGSSLRDYARPDGELGYFATRFDVYGREGEACHRDDGGTIRRIVQGGRSTWFCPRCQR; encoded by the coding sequence ATGCCCGAACTACCTGAAGTCGAAACAACGGTCCGCGGTCTCGCCCGGTTCCTCGATGGCGAGACCATCGTGCGTGCGCAGGTCAACCGGCCCGACATGCGTCGCCCTTTCCCGCCCGACCTCGTGCAGATGCTGACAGGGGCGCGGGTCACCGGCCTCGGGCGGCGCGCCAAGTTCGGCCTCATACACACCGACCGCGACCAGACGCTGGTCTTCCACCTCGGCATGAGCGGGCGCTGGCGAATCGATCCGGAGGAGGATGACAAGCACGACCACTTCGTCGTCGAGACGGCAGGCCACCGCTTCGCGCTATGCGATCCGCGACGCTTCGGATGGGTCGACCTGGTCGCAAGCGATTCGCTTTCCGACTGGCCGAGCTTTGCCGGCATGGGCCCCGAACCGCTCGGCACCGAACTGTCGGCCGGCTACCTCAAGGCGGTGCTCAAGGATCGCAGGCAGGCGATCAAGCTGATGCTGCTCGACCAGCGGATCGTCGCCGGGCTCGGCAATATATATGTATGCGAGGCGCTGTGGCGGGCGGGCATCCATCCGCGCAAGGCCGCCGGCAAGGTTTCGAAGCCCGCGCTCGAACGGCTCGTGCCCGCGATCCGCGAAGTGCTCACCCAGTCGATCGAGGATGGCGGCTCGAGCCTGCGCGACTATGCGAGGCCCGATGGCGAGCTCGGCTATTTCGCCACCCGATTCGATGTCTATGGCCGCGAAGGCGAAGCTTGCCACCGCGACGATGGCGGGACTATCCGCCGCATCGTGCAGGGCGGTCGCAGCACCTGGTTCTGCCCGAGGTGCCAGCGATAG
- the rpsT gene encoding 30S ribosomal protein S20, translated as MANTPQAKKRIRRNNRRAEINGARMSRIRNFVKKVETAIEGGDKAAAAEALKNAQPEMARGVARGVLHKNTAARKMSRLSKRVAAL; from the coding sequence ATGGCCAATACGCCGCAAGCCAAGAAGCGCATCCGCCGCAACAACCGCCGCGCCGAGATCAACGGTGCGCGCATGAGCCGCATCCGCAACTTCGTGAAGAAGGTCGAGACCGCGATCGAAGGTGGCGACAAGGCCGCTGCTGCGGAAGCTCTCAAGAACGCCCAGCCGGAAATGGCTCGCGGCGTCGCTCGCGGCGTGCTGCACAAGAACACCGCAGCGCGCAAGATGAGCCGACTCAGCAAGCGAGTCGCTGCTCTCTGA
- the dnaA gene encoding chromosomal replication initiator protein DnaA: MANKSSASGPARRKAGKDEMEDMEAVNLAADWADISQGLRKDLGHQLHSQWIKPIQVGGLCRETGTLDLYLPTEFSANWVQDRFADRLSLAWKIARSEVRTVRISVHPGRRKLNDLNLGNGPRAANDGGDTSMIAVSAANLGDAGFTSSVGLDPSLTFAAFVTGETNILGCNAAQRMAATEQPQFSPLYLKAATGQGKTHLLHAIGHAYLGAHPRARIFYCSAERFMVEFVQALKANQMIEFKARLRSFDLLLVDDIQFIIGKASAQEELLYTIDALLAEGKRLVFAADRAPQALDGVEPRLLSRLSMGLVADIQAADIELRRKILESKLTKFAPLEVPEDVIEFLARTITRNVRELVGGLNKLIAYAQLTGQEVSLGLAEDQLTDILSANRRRITIDEIQRTVCQFYRIDRSEMSSKRRARAVVRPRQVAMYLSKVLTPRSYPEIGRKFGGRDHSTVIHAVRLIEDLRQRDADMDGDVRSLLRQLES, translated from the coding sequence ATGGCGAACAAGAGTTCGGCGTCGGGACCGGCGCGGCGCAAGGCTGGCAAGGACGAAATGGAAGATATGGAAGCCGTGAACCTGGCAGCCGACTGGGCTGATATCAGCCAGGGCCTGCGCAAGGATCTCGGTCACCAGCTTCACAGCCAGTGGATCAAGCCGATCCAGGTCGGCGGCCTGTGCCGCGAAACCGGCACGCTCGACCTTTACCTGCCGACCGAGTTCAGCGCGAACTGGGTGCAGGACCGATTCGCCGATCGCCTCTCGCTCGCATGGAAGATCGCTCGCAGCGAAGTGCGCACGGTGCGCATCTCGGTTCACCCTGGCCGTCGCAAGCTGAACGACCTCAACCTCGGCAACGGTCCGCGCGCGGCCAACGACGGCGGCGACACTTCGATGATCGCGGTGAGCGCAGCCAATCTCGGCGATGCAGGCTTCACCTCCTCGGTCGGCCTCGACCCGTCGCTGACCTTTGCGGCCTTCGTGACCGGCGAGACCAACATTCTCGGCTGCAATGCCGCACAGCGCATGGCGGCAACCGAACAGCCGCAGTTCTCGCCGCTCTATCTCAAGGCCGCGACCGGCCAGGGCAAGACGCACCTGCTGCACGCGATCGGCCACGCCTATCTCGGCGCCCATCCGCGTGCGCGCATCTTCTACTGCAGCGCCGAGCGCTTCATGGTCGAATTCGTCCAGGCGCTCAAAGCCAACCAGATGATCGAGTTCAAGGCGCGCCTGCGCAGCTTCGACCTGCTGCTGGTGGACGACATCCAGTTCATCATCGGCAAGGCGAGCGCCCAGGAAGAGCTGCTCTACACGATCGATGCGCTGCTCGCAGAGGGCAAGCGACTGGTCTTCGCTGCCGACCGCGCACCGCAGGCTCTCGACGGGGTCGAACCGCGCCTTCTCTCGCGCCTGTCGATGGGCCTCGTCGCCGACATCCAGGCAGCCGATATCGAGCTGCGCCGCAAGATTCTCGAATCGAAGCTGACCAAGTTCGCACCGCTCGAGGTTCCCGAAGACGTCATCGAATTCCTCGCCCGCACCATCACGCGCAACGTCCGCGAGCTGGTCGGCGGCCTCAACAAGCTGATCGCCTATGCCCAGCTGACCGGCCAGGAAGTTAGCCTCGGCCTCGCCGAGGACCAGCTGACCGACATCCTCTCGGCCAATCGCCGCCGCATCACGATCGACGAGATCCAGCGCACCGTGTGCCAGTTCTATCGCATCGATCGCAGCGAGATGTCGTCCAAGCGCCGCGCCCGCGCTGTCGTGCGCCCGCGCCAGGTGGCGATGTATCTCTCCAAGGTCCTGACCCCGCGCAGCTACCCGGAAATCGGGCGCAAGTTCGGCGGAAGGGATCACTCGACGGTCATCCACGCGGTGCGCCTGATCGAGGACCTGCGCCAGCGCGATGCCGATATGGACGGCGATGTGCGCAGCCTGCTGCGTCAGCTCGAAAGCTGA
- a CDS encoding HesA/MoeB/ThiF family protein, translated as MSLSPERLDRFARHIVLPEIGGAGQAALVDSHVVIVGLGGIGSPVLQYLAGAGIGRLTLVDSDTVDASNLQRQTLFSERDVDHGKAVAARRWVQNFDRSLRVTISDRRITADNAGELMGSADLVLDGTDNFATRLAVSDACVKAGVPLLSAAVGRFQGQVGAFAGHLEEQACYRCFVGDAFDAEDCDTCAEDGMLGAMAGWAGTFAAMQAVRVLLDGKAAFGDPQWGRLHILDGMKATMRTLTIQKDPDCKSCGNP; from the coding sequence ATGAGCTTGTCTCCCGAGCGTCTCGACCGCTTTGCGCGCCATATCGTGCTGCCGGAAATCGGCGGTGCGGGCCAGGCCGCGCTGGTCGACAGCCACGTCGTGATCGTCGGCCTCGGCGGAATCGGTTCGCCTGTGCTGCAGTATCTCGCAGGCGCCGGCATCGGACGGCTGACGCTGGTCGACAGCGACACGGTCGATGCGAGCAACCTCCAGCGCCAGACGCTCTTTTCCGAACGAGACGTCGACCATGGCAAGGCGGTCGCGGCGCGCCGCTGGGTGCAGAATTTCGACCGCTCGCTGCGGGTGACGATCAGCGACCGGCGCATCACCGCCGATAATGCGGGCGAGTTGATGGGAAGCGCCGACCTCGTGCTCGACGGGACCGACAATTTCGCGACCCGCCTCGCGGTCTCCGATGCCTGCGTGAAGGCTGGCGTCCCGCTGCTTTCCGCTGCGGTCGGCCGCTTCCAGGGGCAGGTCGGCGCCTTTGCGGGCCATCTTGAAGAACAGGCCTGCTACCGGTGCTTCGTCGGCGACGCCTTCGATGCCGAGGACTGCGACACCTGCGCCGAAGACGGCATGCTCGGCGCGATGGCCGGATGGGCCGGCACCTTCGCCGCGATGCAGGCGGTGCGCGTATTGCTCGATGGCAAGGCAGCATTCGGCGATCCGCAATGGGGCCGGCTCCACATCCTCGACGGGATGAAGGCCACCATGCGCACGCTCACGATCCAGAAGGACCCGGACTGCAAGAGCTGCGGCAACCCGTGA
- a CDS encoding NAD-dependent deacylase gives MAEISSIVILTGAGISAESGIDTFRDAGGLWEQHRVEDVATPEGFARDPDLVLGFYDLRRKALAGVQPNPAHEALARLDAEFSGELLIVTQNVDNLHERAGARRVLHMHGELKSALCTACEMRSPWDAAMSDRPPCPVCQAPSLRPDVVWFGEMPYQMDRIYSALRGADLFVSIGTSGAVYPAAGFVRDARELGVRTLELNLERSEGSHWFHESRQGRAGELVPTWVDEILGRG, from the coding sequence ATGGCAGAGATTTCCAGCATCGTCATCCTCACCGGGGCGGGGATATCCGCAGAAAGCGGCATCGATACCTTCAGGGACGCAGGCGGGCTGTGGGAGCAGCACAGGGTGGAGGATGTCGCGACGCCAGAGGGCTTTGCGCGCGATCCCGACCTTGTGCTGGGCTTCTACGACTTGCGGCGCAAGGCGCTAGCCGGGGTTCAGCCCAATCCGGCGCATGAGGCACTGGCGAGGCTCGATGCCGAATTTTCCGGCGAACTTCTGATCGTGACCCAGAACGTCGACAACCTGCACGAACGCGCCGGTGCTCGCCGTGTGCTGCATATGCATGGCGAGCTGAAGAGCGCGCTGTGCACCGCATGCGAGATGCGCTCGCCCTGGGATGCGGCCATGTCGGACCGCCCGCCGTGCCCGGTGTGCCAGGCGCCCTCGCTTCGGCCCGACGTCGTCTGGTTCGGCGAAATGCCCTACCAGATGGACCGCATCTATTCCGCGCTGCGCGGCGCGGACCTGTTCGTCAGCATCGGCACCTCGGGCGCGGTCTATCCGGCAGCAGGCTTCGTGCGTGATGCGAGGGAGCTCGGTGTGCGGACCCTCGAACTCAATCTGGAACGCAGCGAAGGCTCGCACTGGTTCCACGAATCGCGGCAGGGGCGCGCGGGCGAGCTCGTGCCGACATGGGTGGACGAAATCCTAGGGCGCGGTTGA
- the dapB gene encoding 4-hydroxy-tetrahydrodipicolinate reductase, translating to MARIGIIGSEGRMGHALARAIEGAGHEVAGGVDKGGDVARLADKSDALVDFSAPAALEANLHAAIGAGIPILIGTTGLEERHFRAIDDAARCVPILQTGNTSLGVNLLSHLVREAASKLGDDWDIEIVEMHHRMKVDAPSGTAKLLGEAAAEGRGIDLADNSESGRDGHTGARARGAIGFAALRGGTVAGEHSVIFAGEEERITLAHSAENRMIFARGAITAAAWLIGKPGGRYAMADVLGL from the coding sequence ATGGCGCGGATCGGCATCATCGGCAGCGAGGGACGCATGGGGCATGCGCTCGCGCGGGCAATCGAGGGTGCGGGACACGAAGTCGCTGGCGGGGTCGACAAGGGCGGCGATGTCGCCCGGCTCGCCGACAAGAGCGATGCGCTGGTCGATTTTTCCGCACCGGCGGCACTCGAAGCCAATCTCCACGCAGCAATCGGCGCAGGTATTCCCATCCTGATCGGCACGACCGGTCTGGAAGAACGCCATTTTCGCGCGATCGACGATGCCGCGCGCTGCGTGCCCATCCTGCAGACCGGCAATACCTCGCTCGGCGTGAACCTGCTTTCGCACCTGGTGCGCGAGGCGGCGAGCAAGCTCGGCGACGACTGGGATATCGAAATCGTCGAGATGCATCACCGGATGAAGGTCGACGCACCCTCGGGCACTGCCAAGCTGCTCGGCGAAGCGGCCGCGGAGGGGCGCGGGATCGACCTTGCCGACAACAGCGAGAGCGGGCGCGACGGCCATACCGGTGCCCGGGCGCGCGGCGCGATCGGCTTTGCGGCGCTGCGCGGCGGGACTGTCGCGGGCGAGCATTCGGTGATCTTCGCGGGCGAGGAAGAGCGCATAACCCTTGCACACAGCGCGGAGAATCGCATGATCTTCGCTCGCGGGGCGATTACCGCCGCCGCATGGCTGATCGGCAAGCCGGGGGGACGTTACGCCATGGCCGACGTTTTGGGCCTTTGA
- a CDS encoding ion transporter, protein MTIGPVRQDTLRAKVFAHIDPRARNIEGLSFFNKIIIVVVVVASVGAILHTEPGLVDDYEREFFWFEVCAGAIFLLEYGLRLWTAPEATPNFSPTVARLRFVFSPLGLLDLVIIASIFTPLLFENSAFLRMLRVMRILALARLTRFSIALRYLVGSINERRYDLLITLCMAGFLMLFGASALYWIEGKEQPEAFGSIPRALWWSVITLTTVGYGDVSPVTAQGKIVASFVALSGVALVALPTGILAAAFSDSMQRRREEIKALKEADEIARRSTPIE, encoded by the coding sequence TTGACCATCGGTCCTGTCAGACAGGACACTCTTCGCGCGAAGGTCTTCGCCCACATCGATCCGCGCGCGCGCAACATCGAAGGCCTGTCCTTCTTCAACAAGATCATCATCGTCGTGGTCGTCGTCGCTTCGGTCGGCGCGATCCTCCACACCGAACCCGGCCTGGTCGACGATTACGAGCGCGAGTTCTTCTGGTTCGAGGTCTGCGCCGGCGCGATCTTCTTGCTCGAATACGGCCTGCGCCTGTGGACTGCGCCGGAAGCCACACCCAACTTCAGCCCGACGGTCGCGCGGTTGCGGTTCGTATTCTCACCGCTCGGGCTGCTCGATCTCGTCATCATCGCGTCGATCTTCACGCCGCTCCTGTTCGAGAATTCGGCCTTCCTCAGGATGCTGCGCGTAATGCGCATCCTCGCGCTTGCCCGCCTCACCCGCTTCTCGATAGCGCTGCGCTATCTCGTGGGCTCGATCAACGAGCGCCGCTACGACCTGCTCATCACTTTGTGCATGGCAGGTTTCCTGATGCTGTTCGGGGCGAGCGCGCTTTACTGGATCGAGGGCAAGGAACAGCCGGAGGCGTTCGGTTCGATCCCGCGCGCGTTGTGGTGGTCGGTCATAACGCTGACGACGGTCGGCTATGGCGACGTCTCGCCGGTGACGGCGCAAGGCAAGATCGTCGCCTCCTTCGTCGCCCTGTCGGGTGTCGCCCTGGTCGCGCTGCCGACGGGTATCCTCGCCGCGGCATTCAGCGATTCGATGCAGCGCCGCCGCGAGGAGATCAAGGCGCTCAAGGAAGCCGACGAAATCGCCCGGCGCTCCACGCCGATCGAATGA
- the nth gene encoding endonuclease III codes for MTKDQIFEFFRRLAEDNPEPETELEYGNCYQLVVAVALSAQATDVGVNKATRKLFAEVKTPQQMLDLGLEGLTEHIKTIGLFNSKAKNVIALSQLLIDEYGGEVPDTRDDLVRLPGVGRKTANVVLNCWFKQETFAVDTHILRVGNRTGLAKGKTPEAVEAKLEKRVPQPFRLHAHHWLILHGRYICKARTPECWRCPVVDLCSYRKKVLEKPKGR; via the coding sequence ATGACCAAGGACCAGATCTTCGAGTTTTTCCGCCGTCTCGCGGAGGACAATCCCGAGCCGGAAACCGAGCTCGAATACGGCAATTGCTACCAGCTGGTGGTCGCTGTCGCTTTGTCGGCGCAGGCGACCGACGTCGGCGTGAACAAGGCGACCCGCAAGCTCTTCGCCGAAGTAAAGACGCCGCAGCAGATGCTCGACCTAGGCCTCGAAGGGCTGACCGAGCACATCAAGACCATCGGCCTGTTCAACTCGAAGGCGAAGAACGTCATCGCGCTGAGCCAGCTGCTAATCGACGAGTATGGCGGCGAGGTCCCGGACACGCGCGACGATCTCGTCCGGCTACCGGGCGTCGGGCGAAAGACGGCGAATGTCGTGCTCAACTGCTGGTTCAAGCAGGAAACCTTCGCGGTCGACACGCACATCCTGCGCGTCGGCAATCGCACCGGCCTCGCCAAGGGCAAGACGCCGGAAGCTGTCGAGGCGAAGCTCGAAAAGCGCGTGCCGCAGCCGTTTCGCCTGCACGCACACCATTGGCTCATCCTGCACGGCCGCTACATCTGCAAGGCGCGCACGCCGGAATGCTGGCGCTGCCCGGTGGTCGACCTGTGCAGCTACCGCAAGAAAGTGCTGGAGAAGCCCAAGGGGCGGTGA
- a CDS encoding META domain-containing protein has translation MKAFQAAAILGAMFLSGCMTPLSEATNPIDQSSILGRWELSRIDRKTIDNAISLDFRANGEVRGAIECNSFLTDYEIKGQTIELGNAIVTAAGCHPRFDTDPKLVERAEATMFAEPPASISDDGQTLVLSGVSVLVFKRIRQ, from the coding sequence ATGAAAGCATTTCAAGCTGCAGCCATTCTAGGCGCAATGTTTCTCAGCGGATGTATGACGCCGCTGTCCGAGGCGACAAATCCGATTGATCAGTCGTCAATTCTCGGACGGTGGGAGCTTTCACGGATTGATCGAAAAACGATCGACAATGCAATCTCCCTCGATTTCAGGGCGAACGGCGAGGTCAGAGGGGCGATCGAGTGCAATTCTTTCCTGACCGATTACGAAATCAAGGGTCAGACGATTGAGCTCGGAAACGCCATTGTCACTGCCGCAGGATGCCACCCGCGCTTCGATACCGACCCGAAGTTGGTCGAGCGCGCCGAGGCGACAATGTTCGCCGAACCCCCGGCCAGCATTAGCGACGACGGGCAGACACTCGTTCTAAGCGGGGTCAGCGTCCTCGTCTTTAAGCGAATTCGCCAATAA
- a CDS encoding dicarboxylate/amino acid:cation symporter — protein MRAWFAIPLWQRVIAALVLGIAVGWFWGPGAESIKIIGDIFVAFIKMLVVPLIFFSLVAGVASIGDLRKLGSVGWRALLLFVVTGQIAVWLGLFLGTVIQPGIGVDTSSLQIGDPPPPNDTTWREMLLGMVPQSPVQTMADVNVLPLIIFSLLLGIGILMAKDEGAPVQKIFDSGAVVMQKVTMIVMELTPFGVFALMAWVAGTLGLDALGALAKLVALNYLGCLLIIFVMYAAMIKFLAKLPVIDFFRGIIDAIAVSYSTASSNATLPVTLRCAERNLGVSNSVASFVISLGATINMNGTAMYLGLATLFGAQIFGVDLTWGQYFLISILGTLGAVGAAGIPGAGLIMMALVFGAVGVPLETIAFVAGVDRIMDMMRTTTNVSGDAAVATTVAVMTGEIDREEMISADDV, from the coding sequence ATGCGCGCCTGGTTTGCAATTCCGCTGTGGCAGAGAGTGATCGCCGCGCTGGTGCTCGGCATCGCGGTCGGCTGGTTCTGGGGTCCGGGTGCGGAGAGCATCAAGATCATCGGCGACATCTTCGTCGCCTTCATCAAGATGCTGGTCGTCCCGCTGATCTTCTTCAGCCTCGTTGCAGGCGTCGCGAGTATCGGTGACCTGCGCAAGCTCGGCAGCGTCGGCTGGCGCGCGCTGCTCCTCTTCGTCGTGACCGGACAGATCGCGGTCTGGCTCGGCCTGTTCCTCGGCACGGTGATCCAGCCGGGCATCGGGGTCGATACCTCCTCGCTGCAAATCGGAGATCCGCCGCCGCCGAACGATACGACCTGGCGCGAAATGCTGCTCGGCATGGTCCCGCAGAGCCCGGTCCAGACCATGGCCGACGTCAACGTCCTGCCGCTGATCATCTTCTCGCTGCTGCTCGGCATCGGCATCCTGATGGCCAAGGACGAGGGCGCACCGGTCCAGAAGATCTTCGATAGCGGCGCGGTGGTGATGCAGAAGGTCACCATGATCGTGATGGAACTCACGCCCTTCGGCGTCTTCGCGCTGATGGCCTGGGTCGCCGGCACGCTCGGCCTCGACGCGCTCGGCGCGCTCGCCAAGCTGGTGGCGCTCAATTACCTCGGCTGCCTGCTGATCATCTTCGTCATGTATGCCGCAATGATCAAATTCCTCGCCAAGCTGCCGGTGATCGATTTCTTCCGCGGCATCATCGATGCGATTGCGGTCAGCTATTCGACCGCCAGCTCGAACGCGACGCTGCCGGTGACGCTGCGCTGTGCGGAGCGCAACCTCGGCGTGTCGAACTCGGTCGCGAGCTTCGTCATCTCGCTCGGCGCGACGATCAACATGAACGGCACCGCGATGTATCTCGGCCTTGCCACGCTGTTCGGCGCGCAGATCTTCGGCGTCGACCTCACCTGGGGGCAGTACTTCCTGATCTCGATCCTCGGCACGCTCGGCGCAGTCGGCGCGGCGGGCATCCCGGGCGCAGGGCTCATCATGATGGCGCTGGTCTTCGGCGCGGTCGGCGTGCCGCTCGAGACGATCGCCTTCGTCGCCGGTGTCGACCGGATCATGGACATGATGCGCACCACCACCAACGTCAGCGGCGACGCTGCGGTGGCGACGACGGTGGCGGTGATGACCGGCGAGATCGACCGCGAGGAAATGATCAGCGCGGACGATGTCTGA
- the dapE gene encoding succinyl-diaminopimelate desuccinylase: MTEVASLANRLIEAPSVTPATGLVFDVMEAMLAPLGFEIHRFTRGEGDPGSEEAPVENLFAIRRGPEGSKHFSFAGHLDVVPPGDGWTSAPFAPEVRGELLHGRGAVDMKGAIACMVKAVKHVPQDAGTISFIITGDEEGPALHGTRALIDYMNEQGIRPDLCLVGEPTSVNRLGDMMKIGRRGSVNIWLTVEGTQGHVAYPHLADNPLPKLVAMLAELDALDLDHGTDWFQPSNLEITEIEVGNPAHNVIPAKARARISIRFNDLHSGASLSERVGSIAEKHGGSALPIISGEPFLTPPGEFSQIIADAVKAETGIEPEASTSGGTSDARFLRAVCPVIEFGLCNATMHKTDEAVALADLDTLSRIYTRIAKAALAMD, from the coding sequence ATGACCGAAGTCGCAAGCCTCGCCAATCGCCTGATCGAAGCGCCGAGCGTTACGCCGGCCACCGGCCTTGTATTCGACGTGATGGAAGCGATGCTCGCCCCGCTCGGGTTCGAGATACACCGCTTCACGCGCGGAGAGGGCGATCCCGGCAGCGAGGAAGCTCCGGTCGAGAACCTCTTCGCCATTCGCCGCGGTCCCGAAGGCAGCAAGCACTTCTCCTTCGCGGGCCATCTCGACGTGGTCCCGCCGGGCGATGGCTGGACCAGCGCGCCGTTTGCGCCCGAAGTTCGCGGAGAACTGCTCCATGGCCGGGGCGCGGTCGACATGAAGGGCGCGATCGCCTGCATGGTCAAAGCGGTGAAGCACGTGCCGCAGGACGCGGGCACGATCAGCTTCATCATCACCGGCGACGAGGAAGGCCCCGCGCTGCACGGCACGCGCGCTCTCATCGATTACATGAACGAGCAGGGCATCCGGCCGGACCTGTGCCTCGTCGGCGAGCCGACCTCGGTCAACCGGCTGGGGGACATGATGAAGATCGGCCGTCGCGGCTCGGTCAATATCTGGCTGACGGTCGAGGGCACGCAGGGCCACGTCGCCTATCCGCATCTCGCCGACAATCCGCTTCCCAAGCTGGTCGCGATGCTCGCCGAACTCGACGCGCTCGATCTCGACCACGGCACGGACTGGTTCCAGCCGTCCAATCTCGAGATTACCGAGATCGAGGTCGGCAATCCGGCGCACAACGTCATTCCCGCGAAGGCGAGGGCGCGCATCTCGATCCGCTTCAACGACCTGCACTCGGGTGCGAGCCTGTCGGAACGGGTCGGATCGATCGCGGAAAAGCACGGCGGCAGCGCGCTGCCGATCATTTCGGGCGAGCCGTTCCTCACACCGCCGGGCGAGTTCTCGCAGATCATCGCCGATGCGGTGAAGGCGGAAACCGGGATCGAACCCGAAGCTTCGACCTCCGGCGGCACCTCCGACGCTCGCTTCCTTCGCGCGGTCTGCCCGGTGATCGAATTCGGCCTGTGCAACGCAACCATGCACAAGACCGACGAAGCTGTAGCCTTGGCGGACCTGGATACGCTAAGCCGCATCTACACGCGTATCGCAAAAGCGGCGCTGGCAATGGACTGA
- a CDS encoding cupin domain-containing protein, which yields MPKLDLDAIPQTNATGYPACYADVVQERWYRRLAPASGIEDFGASHVVLKPGAWSAQRHWHEGEDELLVMISGEAVLVDDNGDTLMLPGDIAAFPKNDGNGHVLQNRSDAPCSYVVIGKPAATDCHYPDIDMHLSAEIGEQRRKDGSRFDDAGAA from the coding sequence ATGCCCAAGCTCGATCTCGATGCGATCCCGCAAACCAATGCGACCGGCTATCCTGCCTGCTATGCCGATGTCGTGCAGGAGCGGTGGTACCGGCGGCTCGCCCCGGCGAGCGGGATCGAGGATTTCGGCGCGAGCCACGTCGTCCTCAAGCCCGGTGCGTGGTCGGCCCAGCGCCACTGGCACGAAGGCGAAGATGAGCTGCTCGTCATGATTTCGGGCGAGGCGGTCTTAGTCGACGACAATGGCGACACGCTCATGCTGCCGGGCGATATCGCGGCATTCCCGAAGAACGACGGCAACGGCCATGTCCTGCAGAACCGCAGCGATGCGCCGTGTTCCTATGTCGTGATCGGCAAGCCTGCCGCGACCGATTGCCACTATCCGGATATCGACATGCACCTTTCCGCCGAAATCGGGGAGCAGCGGCGGAAGGACGGTTCGCGCTTCGACGATGCGGGAGCTGCCTGA